The Deltaproteobacteria bacterium genome window below encodes:
- a CDS encoding PEGA domain-containing protein, whose product MKYVSLSFTTAFRICLVLLACVVASTKAKAVEGLTTMVDFSGMGIATNYEAANDAAYADALTKLIQKHFDTTIRLQETIQQSRTSVTYAKDLSIEVNKLNLSGIRLKDGALLPGPNGQFKAVNVYTIPKSILDAAIKRQRLLNKNAAPTNLRTVPSQVQASIIGQPSPHRSDLHVTAIPQGTMVTVDGRVTLPTPFTLRGYLEPGEHELFFDHPNHLSETKIVRAMPGKAVIINSTLERASVKIQLQSVPGSALAIINGVNEGPTPVSISAFAGDVIKVRLEHPDTEPLEQQVHVYREPAQQIAEFKLRFKPTTLQVTGPEIVGTYRASIDRKSFDLLRGRTQNIGPGTYNVCFASEALANNQELDCRNNCCKEIEVKPGQNNLVSFYDILKTKSRSVAARIYSDQGLIREESSETTTEKTRNEDDAQSEHKRTPWSHFEPQARFLISIGQTNAFLNTVDMSLNELSISWENELWHLLYVQGGLSLPYAEKQFKNANVRATNAYGIEGALGIKTPTVTAIGRKSFLGVEYRAGVRRFDLESSAGANVKTTLDQQINGIAIRFQTSGETRGFFIESFKHQATAPSSVFKPIDTTRTKVGLTWDY is encoded by the coding sequence ATGAAATACGTAAGCTTGAGCTTCACTACCGCATTTCGAATATGCCTCGTGCTTCTTGCCTGTGTCGTCGCAAGCACTAAGGCGAAGGCCGTAGAAGGCCTGACAACAATGGTTGATTTTTCGGGGATGGGCATTGCGACAAACTATGAGGCTGCGAACGACGCTGCGTATGCTGATGCGTTAACAAAACTCATTCAAAAACATTTTGATACGACGATCCGTCTCCAAGAGACTATTCAGCAATCACGAACCAGCGTAACCTACGCAAAAGACCTCTCCATCGAAGTCAATAAACTCAACTTAAGCGGAATACGACTAAAAGACGGGGCTTTGCTACCAGGACCTAATGGTCAATTCAAAGCCGTCAATGTTTACACGATTCCAAAGTCAATCTTGGACGCGGCCATCAAGCGCCAGCGCCTATTGAATAAAAATGCTGCGCCCACAAATCTCCGAACAGTTCCTAGCCAGGTACAAGCAAGTATCATTGGTCAGCCAAGCCCACACCGGTCTGATTTACATGTTACAGCAATTCCGCAAGGAACGATGGTAACCGTCGATGGACGCGTTACACTTCCAACACCCTTCACACTTCGCGGCTATCTTGAGCCTGGCGAACACGAACTATTTTTCGATCACCCAAATCATCTTTCGGAAACAAAAATAGTCCGCGCGATGCCCGGAAAAGCAGTTATCATCAATAGTACGCTTGAACGAGCTTCGGTAAAAATACAGTTACAATCGGTCCCAGGCAGCGCGCTGGCCATCATTAATGGCGTGAACGAGGGCCCTACGCCTGTTTCCATCTCTGCATTTGCAGGCGATGTCATCAAAGTTAGGCTTGAACATCCAGATACTGAACCCCTAGAACAACAAGTGCACGTTTACCGTGAACCTGCCCAGCAGATTGCAGAATTTAAGCTTAGGTTTAAGCCCACAACACTGCAGGTAACTGGCCCCGAAATTGTGGGCACTTACCGTGCGTCCATTGACCGAAAAAGCTTTGATCTTCTAAGAGGACGAACCCAAAACATTGGTCCGGGGACGTACAACGTTTGTTTTGCAAGCGAAGCGCTAGCCAACAATCAAGAACTAGATTGCCGAAACAATTGTTGCAAAGAAATCGAAGTAAAACCAGGGCAAAACAATCTCGTTAGTTTTTATGACATTTTGAAAACTAAAAGTAGATCAGTTGCAGCAAGAATCTATTCAGATCAGGGATTAATCAGGGAGGAGTCCAGCGAAACCACCACCGAAAAAACGCGCAACGAGGACGATGCTCAAAGCGAACACAAAAGAACGCCGTGGTCGCATTTTGAACCGCAAGCACGCTTTTTGATATCCATTGGACAAACAAACGCTTTTCTAAACACCGTTGATATGTCGCTCAATGAGCTATCCATAAGCTGGGAAAATGAACTCTGGCATCTCCTCTATGTGCAAGGTGGCTTAAGCCTTCCCTATGCAGAAAAACAATTTAAAAACGCAAACGTTCGCGCAACAAATGCCTATGGTATCGAAGGTGCGCTCGGCATAAAAACACCAACCGTGACTGCGATTGGCCGCAAGTCTTTTTTAGGCGTCGAATACCGTGCGGGCGTTCGACGTTTTGATCTCGAATCCAGTGCTGGCGCTAACGTAAAAACCACGCTCGATCAACAAATCAACGGCATCGCAATTCGCTTTCAAACTAGCGGTGAAACTAGAGGCTTTTTCATTGAGAGCTTTAAACATCAAGCCACCGCGCCTTCGTCCGTTTTCAAACCCATCGATACAACTCGAACAAAGGTAGGCCTCACATGGGACTATTGA